The following are from one region of the Apteryx mantelli isolate bAptMan1 unplaced genomic scaffold, bAptMan1.hap1 HAP1_SCAFFOLD_63, whole genome shotgun sequence genome:
- the LOC136996635 gene encoding olfactory receptor 14C36-like — MAICNPLHYGTLTGNRACAKMAAAAWARGFLYEVLRTGSTFSIPLYQGNAVDQFFCEVPQLLKLSCSDSYLGEAGVTVVSFHVACGCFGFIVLSYVQIFRVMLRIPSELGWHKAFPMCLPHLAVVSLFVSTAIFLYLKPPSSSSPALELVVAVLYSVIPPRVNPLTYSMRNQRDTDAIDSIVVELNLLGDVKGNKKGFCRYISSKEKTREYVSLVLNGAGDMVTKDMEKAKVYSAFFASDFPDKTCLQESQVPETCANMVEEDRVREHLNKLDIHLSMGPDGMYP; from the exons atggccatctgcaaccccctgcactatgggacactCACAGGgaacagagcttgtgccaaaatggcagcagctgcctgggccaggggTTTTCTCTATGAGGTGCTGCGCACTGGaagcacattttcaattccactctaccaaggcaatgctgtggaccagttcttctgtgaagttccccagctcctcaagctctcctgctctgactcctacctcggggaagctggggttactgtggttagtTTTCATGTAGCTTGTGGGTGTTTTGGGTTCATTGTGCTGtcttacgtgcagatcttcagggtcatgctgaggatcccctctgagctgggatggcacaaagccttccccatgtgcctccctcacctggctgtggtctccctgtttgtcagcactgcaatatTTCTTTACCTCAAGCCACCGTCcagctcctccccagctctggagctCGTGGTGGCCGTTCTGTACTCAGTCATACCTCCAAGAGTGAACCCGCTCACCTACAGCATGAGGAATCAAAGAGACACTGATGCAATTGATTCAAT TGTGGTGGAGTTGAACCTGCTGGgggatgtgaaaggcaacaagaaaggcttctgcaggtatatcagcagcaaagagaagactAGGGAATACGTGAGCCtagtgctgaatggggcaggggacatggtaacaaaggacatggaaaaggcaaaggtttacagtgccttctttgcctcagactTTCCTGATAAGACATGCCTTCAGGAATCTCAGGTCCCCGAGACCTGTGCTAACATGGTGGAAGAGGAtcgggttagggaacatttaaacaaactggacatacacctgtccatgggacctgatgggatgtatccatga
- the LOC136996653 gene encoding olfactory receptor 12D1-like gives MDNQTEVRKFILLGLTSLQGLQKFLFMLFLLLYLSTLLGNMAIMIVVACEPRLHTPMYFFLFNLSCLDIFYSTVAVPKMLAGLLSGHQGISYTGCLSQLHFFYFLGSSEGLLLAVMAYDRFVAICYPLRYTLIMSPRACLLLAVGTWTIGFLHALMHTVMTSWLHFCGPNHIQYYFCEIKPLVKLACNRSQLNLNLLSIITGSIVIGPFVFTLFSYLYIFSFLRLKVQSKEGRRKAFSTCISHLTVVALLYVPVIFNYVPPSSGSSASWTMIATLMYNVVMPVLNPLIYTLRNVEVKRA, from the coding sequence atggataaccagacagaggtgaggaagttcatcctccttggcctgaccagccttcaagggctacagaaattcctattcatgctgttcttactgctgtacctgtctaccctgctggggaatatggcaatcatgattgTAGTGGCATGTGAACCCcggctacacacccccatgtactttttcctcttcaacctctcctgcCTAGATATTTTCTACTCCACAGTTGCCgtgcccaagatgctggctggtCTCCTCTCGGGGCACcagggcatttcttacactggctgcctaagccagctccacttcttcTACTTCCTGGGAAGCAGCGAAGgtttgcttctggctgtcatggcctatgaccgctttgtggccatctgctaccccctgcgctacaccctgatcatgagcccacgggcctgcctgctgctggctgtaggCACTTGGACTAttggcttccttcatgctctgatgcacacagtcatgacctcctggctccatttctgtggccccaaccacatccagTACTACTTCTGTGAAATTAAGCCCCTGGTGAAACTGGCCTGCAACAGAAGCCAGCTCAACCTGAACCTTCTCAGCATCATCACAGGGAGTATTGTGATAGGCCCCTTTGTCTTCACACTCTTTTCTtacctatacattttttccttcctccggctgaaagtccagtccaaggagggaaggaggaaagccttctccacttgcatctcccatctcacagtagtggccttactctatgtccctgttatttttaactatgtgccaccttcctCAGGGAGTTCAGCCAGCTGGACAATGATAGCCACGCTTATGTATAATGTTGTCATgccagtcctcaatcctttgatctacaccctgaggaatgtggaggtgaagcgtgcc
- the LOC136996646 gene encoding olfactory receptor 4E1-like translates to MDPENHTRVSEFFLLGLTTNHAVELALFTFFMVVYVLIILGNILIIFTIAHDQRLHSPMYFFLSNLSVIDVCHSSVVMPKMLADFLVDKKSISFEECVAQMFFLHLFACTEIFLLTIMAYDRCIAICNPMHYGTIMSRKMCLQLATVMWMGGLMHSVSLTALTLSLPYCGPSTIDNFFCDAPLIIKLACTNIHVLEMLLVATSGLISVVCFLVLVTSYVVILVSLRNHLSEGQHKALSTCAAHLTVVTFFLGHCIFIYLRPAKSLAADKVVSVFFTAITPLMNPIIYTFRNEDMKNALRKLCRRQIDSQDK, encoded by the exons ATGGATCCTGAG AATCACACTAGAGTGAGTGAGTTCTTCCTCTTGGGCCTCACCACCAACCATGCTGTAGAGctggccctcttcaccttcttcatGGTCGTCTATGTGCTGATTATTTTGGGCAACATTCTCATCATCTTCACGATTGCACATGACCAGCGTCTGCAcagtcccatgtacttcttcctcagcaacctCTCTGTCATTGACGTCTGCCACTCCTCAGTGGTgatgcccaagatgctggctgacttcctggtggacaagaagagcatctcctttgaggaGTGTGTGGCACAGatgttcttcctccacctctttgcctgcacagagatctttctcctcaccatcatggcctatgatcgctgcaTAGCTATCTGCAACCCCATGCATTATGGCACCATCATGAGCCGGAAGATGTGCCTCCAGCTGGCCACAGTCATGTGGATGGGAGGACTGATGCATTCtgtgtccctcactgccctgacCCTCAGTCTCCCATACTGTGGTCCCAGTACCATTGATAACTTCTTTTGTGATGCCCCTTTGATCATTAAGTTGGCCTGCACAAACATCCATGTCTTAGAAATGCTCCTTGTCGCCACCTCAGGCCTCATCTCTGTggtctgcttcctggtgctggTGACTTCCTATGTGGTCATTTTGGTCTCACTAAGGAACCATCTCTCGGAAGGGCAACACAAGGCATTATCTACCTGTGCTGCTCACCTGACAGTGGTGACatttttcctgggacactgcattttcatctatCTCAGGCCAGCCAAGAGTTTAGCTGCAGACAAAGTTGTGTCAGTTTTCTTCACGGCCATTACCCCTCTGATGAACCCCATTATCTATACCTTTAGGAATGAggacatgaaaaatgctttgagaaagctATGCAGGCGGCAGATTGATTCCCAAGACAAGTGA